GATTGGCACAAAGTACTTATTGTGTATCATCGGGTGGATCTGGATGCCAAGAGAGGTCTAAGGACCGTCACCAAGAGAGGTGTAAGGACCGTCACCAAGAGAGGTCTAAGGACCATCATCAAGAGAGGTCTAAGGACCATCACCCTGTTTGCCAGACCTGAGTGGTAGGACTTGGTGAAAGACAGTGATCTAGACACCTTATATAGTGTAATATCATTGTGACGTTGGTAATTGTTACAGTGTTGGATGCAATAGTTATACTGTGATATTAGGAATGTGGAGACTAGAAATACACACTGTGAAATATAATGTGTTTATGCTGCAGTGGAATTATCCCGATATAATAGTAGTTATGTGACTTTACATGGGTTACAGTGACAAGcatttttatatagtatataatctCTCATTTGGACTATGGGGAAATGTCCCATTAAATATATGAGGAAGCTCTATCCAGCAACATTAACTCTAATAATGTTAGATTAAACTATATTAATCCCCTTATACACTTTTCTAGATCGCCCCATAGCCCCAAAAGTCAATCACAAGTACTTTGATTGACAAGTATAAAACATATATTGAGGTATGGGCCCCCTGCTAACTAATTAGGAGAGAGACCTTTAAATATTACTTATAAAGACTTCCATAAGGTACATCATTCTTTACGATTTTTAGAAAATCATAAAACACCATCAAATCtgtaatttataattatatatatatatatatatatatatatttactcctCTCTTTCCCAACATCTTCCCTCTtcactttgcctccttttttaaGTCTATCACTATTCATTTATGGGTTTTCTTttcatcattaaaaaaatatgttgtctTTTATAAGTACATTGCTCTCAATTTGAAATTTGAATTGCCTATGCATGATTTTATGTATCCCTTTCATTGTTtcacaaaactatatataaatacacacacaataaatgtgaagcaaagggaaaaaaacaaacaaacagggtTCGTTGAGGAAACTGCAGGTACATTCTGCGTAGATACCAGGTCATCCTTAGCAACCCCACTAACAGACAACAGATACATATACCCTACACTTACCAGGAGTCTTGTGTTCTCCGTCAGTTTTTTAATGCCTTCAGAAAAGTCTTTTCAGTGCGAAGGTGTTTAAaggattatattatttttaacccCTCCCAGAGTATTTCTCCCTTGCTCCTTACAGGAAACAGTGTGAAAGACACACCCAAGCTGCATTCACCTGCCATGGATACCGAACATCCTGGATTCACCATCCCAAGAGCCCAGAACAGAAAGACAGACAATTACCAGTATGCACCGTGTTATAGCTTCACAGAGAAAAAGGAACCTGCTACTTTGCTGTCCAAGTTTTAGCCTGTCCGGTGTATCCAACGAGTCCCTAAACAAAGTATTTTTTGAGAACGTACAGAATTTGTTtaaagcagtattttttttttcatttctattcTCCCCAGGGAAACACTATTTACATTAATCCAGTATCATCACTTTCTAACACCAGTTCTCAAATACAACTTAAAGCATCAGGGTCACTGGTTATATTGGTTACTAGTGATTGATTTTTAAATACTAGTGAAATTATGAGCTGACATGCTGTGTGTGGTGTGTGAATGTAACATGGAGGGGTTGTGTTGCGCTTACTAGGAAGGTGATCTAAATGGAGAAAGTTTATGGCCAGAAATATCCTCAGTAGAACCCTGACAAGTTTTGGGCCCAAGGGACAGAATACTATAGTACAggcctggggctagatttactaaactgcgggtttcacaaagtggagatgttgcctatagcaaccaatcagattctagttatcttttatttagtacattctacaaaatgacagctagaatctgattggttgctatagacaacatctccactttttgaaacccgcagtttagtaaatctaccccctggcCTATCTGTGACTCGGCTCGGCTATTGTCTGGCTAtctacttgcaaagcatgctggggcttgcagtttcacaacacctgggttAGCCAGGCCTGCTATAGTAGATAGCTGAAACCTGAAATTTTCTGCATGAGGGTCATTTCTGACTATTTCTACTACTTAAGTAATGTACTTAATTTTCCTATGCAACATCTGGGACAGCGACATCCAGTTAATCACAAATCTGGTATGTAAGTCGGCGATAATAGACGTATGTGTTGACCATGTGTAGCCCCTAAAGGAACCTCATGAACTTTGCACTGCTGGTCCGAATCTTTAAAAAGAACAGTGGCCCAGAGAGCAATTGCTTCGTGCAAAAATTACCTGGTAATGTCATGAACCATCTCCTTTCTGCTGGTGAATCAGCTCAAATCTTACATTTCTGCCAGAACTGTACATTTTATCTGAAttgatagaagaaaaaaaaaactgggcAAGAagacttttaaagaaaaaaaaaaacaacaactttatttttgcatgcaaTTTCCATAAAATATAATGAACACAGACATATATGTTCAAATGCACAAGAGTTATGTAATTATTGCAGATAATAAGCTTCCTCTTGCCAAAATAGCATCCAATTGTCACCAGGAATGTCTAAAatatttggtgtttttttttgcaaataagcaAAGAGTAAATCAGATGCCAAGAGAAGTATTATTTAGGTGTTACAAAAATGACGGCAAGGCCAACCAGCAACACAAACATGGAAATACTGAGGATGACAGTGATGACAACCATTCCTCCTGAGCGACCTTGCAGGGAAGCGGACATGTCTCTTGGGTTTAGAAGCAGATCTGGAATAGAAGTAGTGTTTACAGTTTATAAGTGCTgcttaataaaatatgtaattagtGAAGACATTACATATGATTACAAAGCAAAACAAGGAGTAAATAGGGCTCTGCTTGGATGAGCTTACAATTAACACGACAATAGAGAAACAAGGTATAATCTGTGCGAGTTGAAAGAGAGTTGAGTTAGTGGAGAGGAAACTGACAGCGGCAAAGCTGGTCTCATGCAATCCAGTCCATTCATCCAGTTGTTCAATCAGAttgtaagagaaaaaaaaaagaaaaaacaaaaaaaacactaacTGCAACATAACATTGGCAACCAATTCAGTTTGATCAAATGTAGATGGTCAATTGACctatctgtgcccttcatctgtcataaccatctgctgaaaagattgtaaatctgtaaactctatggagatctgcctacgctgctggtcgtgagtgcatacacattgcagaagttggctgacatcgttccatcatttttggtctggttataaaatgaaacaatatgagTTGCTTTCATAAGCTAAAACATAATCGTGGAAGCATACACACAAATGCGATATCGGACCCAACGGTCGTTTAAGTTTATcctgtgattggcccaatagttgggtgaaaaacctgtagtgtgtatccagctttagtaTGTTTTCTCCCTGTGTCCgagtggatttcctccgggtgctctggttcctttccacactccaaaagcatactggtaggttaattggctgctgataaaatcaaccctagtgtgtgtgtctttgtggggttgttaggaaatttagactgtaagctaaatAAATGATGCAGAAAGCCATTGCACGACCAGAGTGACAGCTCAGAATTTACAAATCGACAAGCCGAATGAGCAGTATTCATAATGGACCGAACCTGCAGAACCGAAGAGCCGTATGTATAGCTGCTTGCGTGTGTTGCAATTTAAATCCAACTGGGCCTAAATAGATCTCCATAGGTATTTttggtacaaaaaaaaagtacacatagaaaagaatgttattttttaaaacgTATAACTCACCACGTGTCTTGAAGGGCTTTGACCAATTGGTGTAAGCAATCTGACTTCCAGCAGCATTGTACAATACATAACGTATCCTGCAATGAACACAACAAATGGCTACAGTTTATAGTTTGGAAAAAGTGAGCAGAAAATGGGCAGTTCAAGAAAGTTTCGCGATCAAAGGCAGAATGTATCAACCACACTAATTAGAAGTGTGATCTATAATAAAGCAGGAAGCAGGGGTTAAAGTATCAGTATTGAACAATCAATGGACACGATGAGCAATCGTAAAATTCCACTTTACGTCCTAAAAATCAATTCAGACAATTTTATTCTAGCTGTATTAAGTGTGAAATTGCTCCAAGGGTGAGAAGACTCATCCTggtcatttaaaagaaaaaaaagctaaaGCAGATACCACAAATTAGTCACATATACAAACTTTTTACTCACACTGTGCAGTGTTCATAAAGGAACAGGACTGAGCAACAGATATTTCTTATTAATCAAACTTTTAAAAAAGAAGACACATTTTAGGGTTGTCCTGcttgcaatgtgtttttattcaCAAAGACTCTCTCACTCTtgcgcagtggttagcattgtcctgGAGGTGACTTCTATATCCTTATATTTCATAGTAGGGTTGTATTAGTCCTTATAATACAGCAGCAGTAATCTTATGAAAAACTAATGTAACTTAAATACTTTAATGCTCCCTAATGGCATTTTAAGGAACAACACACCCTAGCCTGCTAGTGTCAGAAGGAGGACGGGTTGTCAGCAAAGGTGGATTGGagaagattaagggctagatttactaagctgcgggtttgaaaaagtggggatgttgcctatagcaaccaatcagattctagctgtcatttatttagtgctttctacaaaatgacagctagaatctgattggttgctatgggcaacatccccactttttcaaacccgcagcttagtaaatttagccctaagtACAGGACAGTGATACTGAGGAGACAGTGAAAGAAGAGGTGATGCGATATCGCTGTGGACCTGGGACAGTGGGTAGGATGCTGTCAGGCTCCCCCCGCCATTGCCTGGGAGCGCGAGCGCCATGGCTGCGCAAGGGCAAGTAATGTGTGTCCTGAATAGGGGGATAATCCCCAGATCAGAGACCTCTGGAGAGACGGGCGAGaatgctgcaagtggcagcatgcatacactaagggctgcaagagcagagacccctggacaGAGGGTTGTAGTAAAGAGTTGTGGGAAACCCAGATAGAGGCAGAGAGAAGACTAGAGAAGTGAGTTAGGGATGAGATCTACACTTGAAAGGATCAGAGCTAAAAGTGTGTGCAGGACATAGTCTACCCTGTGATTCCTGCCCGTGTATACTGGAAACAGACAGAGGCagaactgtgagtagctgtgaaactactgtgaccaggagaacctggtatgtaaTGTGCATGGCGTAGACAAAGAAAATTTCACTTATTGTACAGCGGAAATATGAAGTTGGGCACCAGACCAGCTCagttcaaatgaaaaaaataaaataaaagattacaTTGCTTCCCCCTCAATAAAAGAAACAGTTGCATGGATCATCTTGTCATCTCCTTCAGCACATTACttctaacaaatataaaataaaagcgtCTCACACTCTTGCACATAAGCACAATGGTTGTAATGGTGTGCAAATACACAAACGCCAAACTTCTGTTGCACAGTATTTTGTCACAGTACTTTCAGTGTATATCACACAGGTTCCTCAGCTTCTGAGGCCCCCTCCCAGTTCTCTAGGGCCTTGTCTCTCTCAGCACCTCAGTGTACCCACACAGCCTATAGTATACACACACCTCATGAAGGGGTTAATGTATGGTCATTTGTTCCAATCAATTCCTACACAGAGATAATTTCCTTTAAGCATGATTTCAGAAATCACTTTACTTACGTATAAATAGTCCCTGGAAGGATTTTTAAAACTTGACTGGCGTCCAGATTTTGGATGTCTGGCCCCACCTGGTACACGTAGTCCTCTGTTAGCGGAGGTTCACCAAACACGGAGCGACACTGTGGTATACTAAACTTGTCTGGGACAACATAGGTTTCATTGTACCCTGAGGGGgtgaaaagagagagagacatagatagatatctatcgagaggtgtgtgtgtgtgtgtgtgtgtgtgtgtgagtgtgagtgtgagtgtgagagagagagatatataacaCAATTACAATATATTGGGACTACACAATATAATCTACCAGTTTGGTTACCTGCGATCTTGATTTGAATCTCTATTAGGGATGTTTTCCTCACAGCCACGGATTGCTCTAAAGCTTGGTACACCCACTGCTCATAGAGGCAGTAAGCTGGCAGCAGCCAGATGACTGTGGACAGGATTATATTCTCAGAGAATAGCTCAATTTTGTAATCTAAAGAGAAAAGAACAAATTTAAAGTTAGAATAATAAAATGAGAGAATAAAAACACATAGACATATTAAATAGCTGGTTAATGATGCCCGTGTTGTACTGTGAATATATACAAAGTACTGTATGAATACTCTATCAAGTTCAATATGTTGGATGCAATAAAAAGTTTGTCGGCTACTCTAAAAATAGAAATACAGGGATCTCCTATTCCAACATTCAGTATTTATTACATGTTCAATGTTTCACTGGGGTCCAGTTTGTAACTTTTTATGAAGCCAAAGCCCTGCAATAGTAAAGTTTGCCGTAATTTAAACTCATGGTGAATTCAAAATAACAGGACAAATTAAAATAGGTGTCTATGTCATCTGTTTACATGATTTGGGAAATATAGGGtggattttcttttttaaaaatatattttattgaggtTTTTCAAAAGTGGGAGGTACAGAGAGTGAAACGGGACTAAATCCCAGAATATTAgaagaaaacattaaatacatttcagacaAGTTTAGAATAACAGCAAAGATATTTTGCATATATCAGTTTAGTGTGAAGCTAAGGGAATAGCCTGGGTTGAGTAATTATCGTAGGGAGGCAGAAACtaagtggggaaggggggggggtccctACGGACAGGGGAGGAAGATAATGGAaaaatgggaggggaggggggatttttATGGCTTGAACAAATGTTATATTTCACATGGGTGGCCCAATATTTCAGTTATTGGAGCCATACTTGCTTTTGTCAGGAATAACAACAGAAAATTATTCCAATGtactcccctcccccccaaaaaaagcagAAGAAAGAGATTCTAACCCTAGGATAAGGTGGTGTCACAGTGGTTTAACAAAGTACTGACCATGGGGAAGGAGTACTTATTAAATTATGATACTTCAGTCTTTTCAATTTTATGGTTTACTGCTCTTTATTGAAGGTAATTGCTCGTCCCACATATTCtaaagaagggggggggctgagctgtaaatatatatatatatatatatatatatatatatatatatatatatatatatatatatacacacacacatacacatatatatatatataccctataGGAAATGGTGAAGATATTAGAAGTTAGAAGTCACAAAGAGGTTCCGCTGACCATATAAAATGACATGATACTACAGGCTGGGTGCTGAGACAGATTGCCTAACGACACAGACGTGCTTCTAATGAACACTGACGTGATGACATCATAATATTAGCtatacagtcacacacacacataataagtCAATATACCCCATTTTTTATGTGCCTCAGGGTTCTTTAGACAATTATGGTCAATATTAGGGATGGTACACGtgcacattgattttttttttttttttttttcattttgacaaaacaataattaaaTTGCTAAACACAAACTAAACAAATTACAACACTAACATGCCTGCTGTAGAACTACTGGGATAACAATCACCTAACTGCTGCAAGCATGCAATACATTTTCACTAAATCATTTATAGATACATGTATGGTAAAAACATTAAGAGCTAAAAGTATCTGCAATTCTTGTAAATTAAGAATTTCATTAGTTTCATATGTCCTTTCATAACTCATGAACTTGTTTACATTGACAAacacatatattaaaatgtaatcatATAAAGTGTCTGTATATAGAAAAAACACTTACGTTCCAGAAGAAAAGGTTGGGACTGACAGATACATCttgtagcaaataaaaaaataattgaacttATCCAAAGTAACTGTTTCATTTCCTCAGAATAACAACACAGCTACTATGCAGATTTACTCAGAAAAGTTCACCTATGTAAGGCAATGGAAGTGTTTTAATGACTAATTAGGAACCTACAGTTATAAggacaatacatatataaaatattgtgtcCCCAGCCCTACTTGCAGGTTGCAATAGAACAGATTTTTctatgaagacaaaaatacattttggtcTCTGCCTATGACCCTGCCAAAATGGTTTCTGCAGTGGGGACAATAAAGTTAAGCTCAATTTGGTCTCTTGCATTTGAAAGTACCTTTAAACAAGGCACGCCCAGCACACCTGAGTCAAAGGAGTtacaactttatttaaataaatgaaaacaactaCAGATGGTTCCATTCCCATTTGAGATTATGATCTTGtgatttaaaataagaaaaaatagaaataaactaGAGTTCAGGATGAGGATAGACAACTAAATAATTCTCAAGCCAAACCTTTCTGCTGAGCAGGTGCATCTGGTTGGTGCCAAATGAAAGCTTTGAATGCTAGCACTTTTTAGCTAGAAAAGTACTAGTGTTCATTACTATCAATCACTCCTGTGCATACACAATAAAGTGAATGCTGTCCCCTGTCACAGCCAACGGGTCACAAACATGTAGCCCAAACCTCCCTCCACCCCATCAAacacattaaccctagtgctgcggCAGACAACCACGGACCCTTGGATTAATTTTAATAGGTATGTTTTTATGGACAACCACAgactattaaaattattttaatacagtCAAAGGTGTCTTTTATAGAAATTTTGTcttagtgcactacaggtcccagcgagCCCTGGGTGCcaaggcatgctgacacttgtgatTCCCCAAGTACCCGCATGTCTTAgcagtcatgggtatgctggtgcttgtagtactacaaacaccagcatgcccaaactgtggGCAGTGTGGGCTtgatgggacctgtagtgcaccaaggcaaGATGGTGTCTTTATTATAGAATAATTTTTAATTACGCCATACCCACCTTCCCAGGGGTGTGGGAGGagctgggtacccctagggagggTCCCATTCTTTTTACAggaccccatctccctagggaatccagactTGTGCTAACCAGCATGGGGTTGGCTGTTATTAGGAGGACCCCACGATTCGGGTTCCCTTACTATAGTGCCAACAGTCCCGGCTATCACAGCCTAGTGCTGGCTCTAGAAAAACTGGGTATACCCCACGCTTCttgtcccccccccttcccccgattttgctagtaccaaccTAGGCtgcagcactaggattaatctgaggggggaggggttggaacgttgttttatttattgatttattaatttaCTGTAATGTGCCGTCAGCACTAGGGCTAATgtgtttggggaaggggggggggtaagggTTTGGGCTACATGGCTGAGGGTTTTTTATGTTAATAGTAACTATTTTGTGTCAGATCCGTCATTGGCCtttgaatgttgacattgtgactgtcgatatTACTACAGTCGCCAGTgaaaatgtcaccattttaaacatgAATATGTCAACATTTACACTATAACCATTTTGATGTTGACAGTATAAGTTTCAACATATTCACTATATCGTACCCAACCCCACTGAAACAtggagggcctgagtcataaaggagagcaaggcaaaaaaaggagtacattcaAATGGCGGGAGGTAAGCTGCAGCCGGGGTGACTCAAAGGAGCTCACCAGACGCCAGACTTCCCGGGGAGCCCTTCAAAATTGCCAGcactagctgctgctgctgattgcGGATTCATATCTGAAACTAATAGGTGCTTTCTTTATCTATCATGCATTTACTATGATTCTCTGAGTGTATTTTAGTAAGTTTTTTGATTTTTACACAATAAAGAGAGTTATACCAGCTGCATTTAAGAGGCTTATCTAATTCCATTCCAACAAGTATGTATTTGCccgtcaaaagtttaaaaaattgaGTATAAGTGTATCTGATTTATGCCTGGCGCTAATTCAACTGGTGCAGAGCTGCATGAATCTTGCGATGCGTCCAATTTTGCAATTTCTAGCACTTGCAATTTTTTTGAGAATCCATTCTACATTTGCATTTTCGTGTGCAAATATGTTCCGCCTCAGCATCAGCCCTTAGGTCTCATGATGTGTGTGGCCGGAATGCAGTGGCCGGTTCAGTGGCCGGAATGCATCACACATCCTCATCCAAAAATTGTCTGAAAAGGATCAACCAGCTGACCACCACTGCCATTCATATATCTTTTGTGCTCCTTGCAGTTTCATGTCCAGTAGggagtatatcatcatcatcatcatcatttatttatatagcgccaacatattccgtagcgtctacattttgcattttggcccagccagactgcaaaggtaaaagtgactcataagctaaatgatcctgtcacacaacaatgttggtcagggggtagttgtcttgtgtgaaattgtgtaacaggcggtaacaggctaaaggtagcgaggttaagaggatggctgaggaatattataagcttgtctgaagaggtaggttttcagagaacgcttgaaagtttgtagaccagaggagagtcttactgcgccagggagagaattccatagagagggtgcagcccgaaaaaagccctgtaaccggaaatgggaggatgtaatgagggtgaatgagagagcagatcttgtgtagaacagagttgccgagttgggagatattttgagacaagaaaggagatgtatgttggtgcagctttgttgatggccttgtaggttagtaaaagtattttatattggattcggtagaaaacaggcagccagtgtagagacatacagagtgattcaacagtggcataacgatttgcaaggaaaatcagtcttgccgcagcgtgcataatagattgtaggggtttgagtctgttttgggtaagaccagtaaggagggaattgcaatagtcaatgcgggagatgataagtgcatgaattaaggtttttgcagtgtcttgcgtgagatatgtgcgaattctggaaatgttctttagatgtatgtggcatgatttagatatagagtcaatgtgggttccaaaggataggtgtgagtcaaggattacacctaggcagcaagcttgtggggtgggatttatggtcatgttatcaacagagatagaaatgtcaggtatgctcttgttggcgggtgggaatattattaactctgttttagaaagattaagtttgagttggcgagaggacatccaagatgaaatggcagaaagacagtcagttacacgggacaacacagttgtcgagagatcaggagaggatagatagatttgggtatcatccgcatagagatgatactgaaagtcaaaggaacttattagatttccaagagaagcggtatagatagagaacagcagaggacctagcactgagccttgtggtactccaactgataggggaagcggagcagaggaggctccagagaaattaacagtgaaagagcgattagagaggtaggatgagaaccaggatagaacagtgtcttgaagacctagggattgcagcatttgtatgagaagagagtggtcaatggtgtcaaatgcagccgagagatccaggagaattaggagagagtaatggcgttcagtttcagcagtgatcagatcattgacaaccttggtcaacgcagtctctgtggagtgttgagaatgaaagccagactgaagaggatccaacaggttgttagtggaaagaaagcgtgtgaggcgagtgtaggcaagtctctctagaagcttggaggggcaagggagctgagagatgggacggtaatttgagagagagtttgggtcggagttttgtttttttagaataggagtaatcactgtgtgcttgtatagtgatggaaagatgccagtagagagtgagagattacagatttgagttagaggtgaaatgagcacagaagacattgatctaccaatttgcaagggaataggatcaagaggacaggaggtaggggTGGACATATAAGAATATGCTGCAGGTATATTGGATATATGTTGGCATCAGAGATGAAATGGTGGCATGTAAGGGGACAGTTACGTCTGATTtatattaaaatgatttatttaagctGATCTATTCTTCTCTGAAACTAGTAATGCTTAGTATGTATATACAGTGTCAATGATGTTATACTtaaacagaatgctaattcagCCACTTTAAGGAGTTGATTTGATTTTCAACAAGGTGCAAAGGATTACCTATAGGTGTGCGGGAAAATCTGCGATGTTGGGTACCGTAGTATCTGGAAATGCACACGTGATGTTCCGTGGCACATCTCATTGAGTTTAATTGCCCCCTAAGAGTGTAACatatagtatacagtatacaTGATATACATGGTGCAGAGGTTTTACGTAGCATAGATTATGaaaatttgcactgcacatgcctgCAAAGTCAGCATATGCATATGTGTGCATGCAGATTTGCTCACGTCTGACACTTGCACCTCCTTACTACTGAAGAAGTGGAACTGTAGAGGGAAAGGGTGATCAAACATAGGCCGAGCACAGTGAGGGCGTGTTCATGCAAATGCGGCCGAGGCAGACCTGCATGGAGACACAAGTACACCAGTCAGGAGCTGTATCTTCACATGGCTTTCTAGTCAATATTAGAGGATGTGTGTCTATAAGTCCAAATGGTAAAATTTGCAGCTGTATGTCACATTACTATTCACTGACACGTGTGATTAGCCATTCACTGGAATTTAGTTTCCAATTATTCTGACTATTTAgccaatggggcatatttattaactagGGCATTTCTGAAACGATCATTTTAATTCCTTATCGTAATGATAATGAATAAAAGATCATgatcatttattaaaagtgttctgtcGGAACAGCAGTCACTATATACTGCGGCTCCTGCGAACACACAATTCTACCTATCTCCTATCTTTTCAATGGTCATTATCGCAAACTGGACCCTTTTGTGATAGTAAACCAAAGgtccctctactgcaatgctctccccataatATTCAATGGCAACGCCATCGTCCCAATCAGAGGCGGACCCAGACTTAATTTTTAGAGGGGGGATTTTGCATAATCATGTCCCTCCTTCATTCTAATTGGCTGGGCCCCGGATAACCCCGCCCACCGGCCGTGATTGGACCCACCCTCTTCCCCGTTTTGATCGGCGTCTTAGAACCAAATATAATGAACTTAGTGCTGCTAGCgggggcgattgccctgatcgcccctttcccccctggatccgccactggtcccaATGGGGACTGCTTTTGCAGTCGATATTTCTGCTGCGATGTCCTAGTTATAAATTATTATGATCCTTCAAAATGCTGGAATTTTAGCAAAAATGagtataataaatagaccacaaTATCACTTGTAGTCAAACTGCTTTAGTCTGAAAAATCGGAAAACACCCACTAAAATGTAATGGGTtataatatatacagataaaGGCAATAGATattaaaagtaaaagtataatACATTTCTTAATATACTGCCATATTAATCATTGATTATCACTAATACTCTTATAC
Above is a genomic segment from Mixophyes fleayi isolate aMixFle1 chromosome 11, aMixFle1.hap1, whole genome shotgun sequence containing:
- the LOC142107319 gene encoding uroplakin-2-like, with protein sequence MKQLLWISSIIFLFATRCICQSQPFLLEHYKIELFSENIILSTVIWLLPAYCLYEQWVYQALEQSVAVRKTSLIEIQIKIAGYNETYVVPDKFSIPQCRSVFGEPPLTEDYVYQVGPDIQNLDASQVLKILPGTIYTIRYVLYNAAGSQIAYTNWSKPFKTRDLLLNPRDMSASLQGRSGGMVVITVILSISMFVLLVGLAVIFVTPK